The Miscanthus floridulus cultivar M001 chromosome 7, ASM1932011v1, whole genome shotgun sequence genome includes a region encoding these proteins:
- the LOC136466194 gene encoding uncharacterized protein produces MKMYLGSINDKVWDVVENEFVIIDPTNLTNNDKSNKQCNTMALNAIYNGIDSKVFEQINDLKKASEVWVRLEETYGGTSMVKSSKLYMLKDKLSNFKMKDDESIPEMFYRLQVIINYLKNLGEKVKDEDFSHNFLMCLPRFKILRTIIFRGGLKDITPNEVLGDVM; encoded by the coding sequence atgaagatgtaccttggttcaatcaatgacaaggtgtgggatgtggtaGAGAATGAGTTTGTGATCATTGACCCTACCAATCTCACCAATAATGACAAGagcaacaagcaatgcaatactatGGCACTCAATGCAATATACAATGGaattgattcaaaggtgtttgagcaaatcaatgaTCTTAAGAAGGCAAGTGAAGTTTGGGTGAGACTAGAAGAAACATATGGGGGCACTTCAATGGTAAAAAGTTCTAAGCTCTACATGCTCAAAGACAAGCTAtcaaacttcaagatgaaggatgatgagtccattccagagatgttctataggctacAAGTCATCATCAATTATCTCAAGAATTtgggtgagaaggtgaaggatgagGACTTCTCTCACAACTTCTTGATGTGTTTGCCAAGATTCAAGATATTGAGAACTATCATCTTTAGAGGTGGATTGAAGGATATCACTCCAAATGAGGTGCTTGGTGATGTGATGTGA